In the genome of Fulvivirga maritima, one region contains:
- a CDS encoding alpha/beta fold hydrolase, translating into MRKTRLLLSLALLISSLGVAQDIKPLGIALEGYEYPYPVEYINLNIQGESLKMAFMDVKPEKPNGKSIMLMHGKNFCGAYWGQTAKDLSAAGFRVIIPDQIGFGKSSKPKDIQYTFQLLATNTKAVLDSIGIEKISVLGHSMGGMVATRFTLMFPDIVDKFILVNPIGLEDWKLKVPYTGVDKWYQQELKKNYAGIKSYMKESYYDGKWKPEYDEWVNILAGWTKSPEYPLVAWNSALTYDMIFTQPVVYEFPNIKAPTLLIIGQRDRTALGKNLVSEEVRKTMGLYPELGKKTQKAIPNAELVEIDGIGHLPHIEAYDKFIKPLLKFMKD; encoded by the coding sequence ATGAGAAAAACAAGACTATTACTCAGCTTAGCCTTATTGATTTCAAGTTTAGGAGTGGCTCAGGACATTAAGCCATTAGGAATAGCACTTGAAGGGTATGAGTATCCTTATCCCGTAGAATATATTAACCTGAACATACAAGGTGAATCCTTAAAAATGGCCTTTATGGATGTAAAGCCTGAAAAACCCAATGGTAAGTCTATCATGCTGATGCATGGTAAAAACTTCTGTGGTGCTTACTGGGGCCAAACCGCCAAAGACCTCAGTGCAGCAGGCTTCAGGGTAATTATTCCTGATCAAATTGGCTTTGGAAAATCTAGCAAGCCCAAAGATATTCAGTACACTTTTCAGCTACTAGCCACCAATACTAAGGCGGTATTAGACTCTATAGGTATTGAAAAAATTAGTGTACTTGGGCACTCTATGGGAGGCATGGTGGCTACCCGCTTCACACTGATGTTTCCTGATATAGTAGATAAATTTATACTGGTAAACCCTATAGGATTAGAAGACTGGAAACTCAAAGTGCCTTATACAGGCGTAGATAAATGGTACCAGCAAGAGCTTAAAAAGAACTACGCTGGTATAAAAAGCTATATGAAAGAGAGCTATTATGATGGAAAATGGAAACCTGAATATGACGAATGGGTAAACATATTAGCTGGCTGGACTAAGAGCCCTGAATACCCTTTAGTAGCGTGGAATAGTGCCCTTACTTATGATATGATATTCACTCAACCGGTAGTATATGAATTTCCTAATATAAAAGCTCCTACACTACTCATTATAGGGCAGCGAGACCGTACCGCATTAGGCAAAAATCTGGTGAGCGAAGAAGTACGCAAAACCATGGGTTTATATCCTGAACTTGGAAAAAAGACTCAGAAGGCCATACCTAACGCTGAGTTAGTAGAGATTGATGGCATTGGGCATTTGCCACACATTGAAGCTTATGACAAATTTATAAAGCCGCTTTTAAAATTCATGAAAGACTAA
- a CDS encoding C40 family peptidase: MKRILPFLLIFYACSFSKKNADNIVYKVGQYFAPDKRVVLYDLTYNNGILKGETSSFLAYQALKDSLGRLDIDYIDSVQVLPIDTNKHAVVSLSVANLRSEGRHSSELVTQALCGTPLLVLKQEGGWLLVQTPDAYIAWVDEGGVTIKNADEMNAWERSEKLIFTNTTGYLFKDSTYSETVSDLVAGDILKLTKKGADFSHAKMPDGRAGVVLNDQVDLVSNWSKEREVNDAELKEVAFSMMGVPYLWGGTSVKGVDCSGFTKTIYFMNGYIIPRDASQQVNEGQLIDEDKNWENLQTGDLLFFGREATDQNPEKVVHVGMWIGDDRFIHSSGKVHISSVNPQDSLYDEYNVNRYLRTKRIIKSHTDGIKPLASMLEHR, translated from the coding sequence ATGAAACGGATTCTGCCTTTCTTATTAATCTTTTACGCTTGTTCTTTTAGTAAAAAAAATGCAGATAATATTGTTTATAAGGTAGGTCAGTACTTTGCTCCGGATAAAAGAGTGGTTTTATATGACCTGACTTACAACAACGGAATTCTAAAAGGTGAAACCTCTTCATTTCTTGCTTATCAGGCACTGAAGGATAGTCTAGGTCGATTAGATATTGATTATATAGACTCCGTACAGGTGCTGCCTATAGATACTAATAAACACGCTGTGGTAAGCCTGTCAGTAGCAAATTTAAGGTCTGAAGGAAGGCATTCTTCTGAGTTAGTTACGCAAGCACTGTGTGGCACACCGCTGCTGGTGTTAAAACAAGAGGGAGGCTGGCTGCTGGTGCAAACGCCCGATGCGTATATTGCATGGGTAGATGAAGGTGGGGTGACCATTAAAAATGCCGATGAAATGAATGCCTGGGAGAGATCCGAAAAGCTTATTTTTACTAATACTACTGGCTATTTGTTTAAAGATAGTACTTATTCAGAAACGGTGAGTGACTTGGTGGCTGGTGATATATTGAAGTTAACAAAGAAAGGTGCAGACTTTAGTCATGCGAAAATGCCAGACGGAAGAGCAGGAGTAGTGCTTAATGATCAAGTGGATTTGGTTTCAAATTGGTCAAAGGAAAGGGAGGTGAATGATGCTGAACTAAAAGAAGTGGCTTTTAGCATGATGGGCGTACCATACTTATGGGGAGGCACCTCAGTGAAAGGTGTAGATTGTAGCGGTTTTACTAAAACCATTTATTTTATGAATGGCTATATTATACCCAGAGATGCCTCTCAGCAGGTAAATGAAGGTCAATTAATTGATGAAGATAAGAACTGGGAGAATTTGCAAACTGGAGATCTACTGTTTTTTGGCAGGGAAGCCACAGATCAAAATCCTGAGAAAGTGGTGCATGTAGGCATGTGGATTGGTGATGATCGGTTCATTCACTCTAGTGGCAAGGTTCATATCAGTAGTGTGAACCCTCAAGACTCTTTGTATGACGAATATAATGTGAATCGTTATTTGAGGACAAAAAGAATAATTAAAAGTCATACCGATGGTATAAAACCGCTGGCATCTATGCTTGAGCATCGCTGA